In Arthrobacter sp. MN05-02, the genomic stretch GGAGTGCCGGTCCTCCACGCCGAGGAGTGCGTCGACCACCTGCCCGTAGTCCCGCAGGTCGATCCGCAGGAACCCGGGGCTGCGCTCGCCGTGCTGGTCCAGTTCCAGGACGGTGTGGCCCGCGTCGCGGAGCCCGCGCACCACGCTCCGGCCGAGCTTGCCGTTCGAGCCGGTGACCGCGACGTTCAGTGACGTCGTCGTCTCCGCCATCAGACCGGCCGGGTCTCGGGGGAGACGGTCTTTGCGACGTCGGTCTCCGCGAGGCCACCGATCGCGTCGTCGATCGCCTTCAGGACGTCGTCCTCGAGCTTCACCCCGGCGGCGACGGCGTTCGATTCCACCTGCTCCGGGCGGGACGCTCCGATGATCGCCGAGGCGACGTTCGGATTCTGCAGCACCCACGCGATCGCGAGCTGCGCCATCGTGAGGCCCACGCCGTCGGCGATGGGCGCGAGCTTCTGCACGCCGGTCAGGACGTCGTCACTCATCCAGCGCTTGATCATGTCGGCGCCGCCCTTGTCGTCCGAGGCACGTGTGCCCTGCTCGGGCTGCTGGCCGGGCTTGTACTTGCCCGTGAGCACGCCCTGGGCCACGGGCGACCAGACGATCTGCGAGAGCCCCAGTTCCTCCGACGTGGGGATGACCTCGCCCTCGATGACCCGCCAGAGCATGGAGTACTGCGGCTGGTTGGAGATCAGCTGGACGTTGAGCTCCTTCGCGAGGGCGGAACCGTCGCGGATCTGCTGGGCCGTCCACTCGCTGACGCCGATGTAGAGGGCCTTGCCCTGGCGGACGATGTCGGCGAACGCCTGCATCGTCTCCTCGAGGGGTGTCTCGTAGTCGTAGCGATGTGCCTGGTAGAGGTCCACGTAGTCGGTCTGCAGGCGCTGGAGCGAGCCGTCGATCGACTCCATGATGTGCTTCCGTGACAGCCCGACGTCGTTGTGGCCCTTGGGGCCCGTGGCTCCCCAGACCTTCGTGAAGATCTCGAGCGACTGGCGCCGCTCACCCTTCAGGGCTTCGCCGAGGACGGTCTCCGCCGCCGTGTTCGCGTACACGTCCGCCGTGTCGAAGGTGGTGATCCCGACGTCGAGTGCTGCCCGCACGCACTGCGTCGCGACGTCGTTCTCGATCTGCGAGCCGTGCGTGAGCCAGTTGCCGTAGGTGATCTCCGAGATCTTGAAGCCGCTGTTTCCGAGGTATCTGAAGTCCATATCGCGATGCTAGCCGGGCCGGGCGCCCCAGCGATAGGTCACCCAGGCAACGATCAAAGGACTGGTGCTGCTGCTGTGGAGGGGATTCCGGCCCTGCCGTAGACTCGATCATCATGACCATTCGCTTCGCAACGCCCGACGAGATCGCCCGGTGGGACAGCATCATCAGCGAGAATCCGGACGGCGGGAACGTGATGCAGGGCCGGGAATTCGCCGAGCAGAAGCGAGCGACCGGGTGGACCCCGGTGTACCTGATGGCCGACGGCGTCGCGCTTACCGTGCTGCAGAAGACCGTCCTTCCCCTCGGCCGCTACTGGTACGTGCCGAAGGGACCGGGGACCGGGGATGCTGCCGCGCTCGTCGCCCTGCTTCCGGGGCTGAGGGCCTTCGCCGCCGGCAAGGGGGTCTTCGGCGTCAAGGTCGACCCCGAGCTCTCCTCCGACCCCGCCGTGGCAGGGGCGCTCGAGGCGGCGGGGCTGGTCCGTGTCGCCGATGTCCAGCCCAACGTGTCGACCGTGGTCCTCGACATCTCGGGGGACCTGGAGGCCATCGAGGCGTCCTTCGGCTCGAAGACCCGCTACAACATCCGCGCGGCCCGCAAGGCCGGTGTCGAGACCCGCGTGGTGGAGGTCGACGACGAGAACTGCGCGATCTTCTACCGGCTCCTCGCCGAGACGGCCGAGGGCAGTTTCTCCATCCGCAGCGAGGAGTACTACACCGGTTTCTGGCAGCGCCACGCACGCGCCCAGGCAGGAGCGTTCCTGTTCGCATTCGTCGACGGCGAGGTGGTGGCGGCCGACTTCATCATGGTCCTCGGCGCCAAGGCCAGCCGCAAGGACGCCGCGAGCACCCGCAAGCGCACGGTCCGCGGCGCCAGCGCCCTCCTCGAGGTGGCCGCCATCGAGTGGCTGAAGGCCCGGGATGTCACGGAGTACGACCTCTGTGGAGCACCGCCCTCCAGCGAGGCGAAGAACAAGGACCACGAGCACTACGGCATCGGCATGTTCAAGACGGGATTCAACCCGGCGATCACGGACTTCGTGGGGACGTTCGACCTGCCCGTGAAGCCGCTGCAGCACAAGGCCTGGCTGAGGATCGGGGAGCGGGCCGTCCTGAAGGTCCACCGGATGCGACACCACGAAAGCTGGTACTGAGGATGGCGCCCTTCACGGCACGCGCAGCCACCGCCGACGAGGTGGCGCGCTGGGACGAGCTCGTCCCGGCCAATCCGCTCGGCGGTAACGTGCTCCAGTCCGGTCCCTTCAGCCGTGTGAAGGTGCGCCAGGGCTGGCAGCCGATCCACCTCGCCGTCGAATCGCCGGACTACACGAGCTACGTGATCGCCTATCAGCGCCGCATCCCCGCGCTCGGAGCACTGTGGTACCTCATCAAGGGCCTCGACACGGCCCGTCCGGAGGACGTCCCACCGTTCGTCGACGCCGTGGTCGCCCACGCCAGGCGCCGGCCGGGGCGGGTCTTCGCCGTGAAGATCGAGCCCGACTTCCCCGACACCGAGGAACTGCGCGCCCTCTTCGCCGGAGCGGGTCTCGTGAAGACCTTCAACATCCAGGCCAACGACAGCACGGCGATCCTCGACCTCACACCGGACGAGAACCAGCTCCTGAGGAACCTCTCCTCCCGGGGCCGCAACGCCGTCCGCCGTGCCATCCGCGACGGTGTCCGTGCCCAGCTCGTCGAAGCCGGCGAGGACACCTACCGGACCATGTACGCCCTCATGGGTCAGGCGCAGCAGGGCCGGCTGTCCGCCGTTCCACGCCCCTACGAGTACTACCGGGGGTTCTGGCAGGAGTTCGTGGACGCCGGGATGGGCCGCTTCTACTTCGTGTACGAGGACGGCAAGCCGTCGGTAGGCGCCTTCGTGATCCTCTACGGCCGGAAGGCCACGTACAAAGGACGGCGGCTCGCTGCCCAACCGCAACCAGTACGGTGACTCGCACCTCGTCCAGTGGGAGGCGATCCTCGACATGAAGCGCCTCGGGGCCCGCGAATACGACTTCTGCGGCACGCCGCCGGCCGATCGGCTGAAGGACAAGGACCATCCGCAGTACGGCCTCGGGATGTTCAAGACGAGCTTCACGAAGACTGTGACGGACTTCGCAGGATGCTACGACGCCGTCGTCCGCCCCCGCACGTATCGTGTGTGGCATGCGGTGGGCGAGCGAGTGGCACGGCAGATCCATTGGCGCCGTCACCGGCAGCCCTTCTACTAGGCCTTCCCAGGCCACCGACCGTCCCGCGGGACGATTGCGAGGTTCCCCCCCATGACTGACGGCACGCGCGACGAACCCCGCGAGGGGTCATCGCCCGCCACCAACCCGTCGCCGGTCGCCCAGGCTCTCCCCGTCATCCAGCGGCCCTTCGACCCGAGCGACGACGAGAAGGACAAGCTCGCCGCGGGCAGGGGGAGCGGTGGCAGGAAACCGCCGAGGGGTGGTCCCACACCGTCCAGGCGCCCCGCGGAACCGAGGCCCCAACGCCAGGGGCGAGCGCGGCAGCAGGTCACGAGGCCCGCGGACGCGCTGCCCACGACGCCGCAGAGCGTGCCGCCGTCGAGTCGGCCCAATGCCGCCGCCCGGAGAGCATGCTCCGACGCCTGGTGCAGGGCGAGGCCCCGCCCACGCAGGCGATGAGCATCGTCGAGCGTCTGGCCGGCAGTCCCTATGCGAACCCGATGATCCAGGCGGGCGGCCCCGACGCCAGTGCCCGCAAGGCCCTCGACTTCGCGCTCAACCTGGCGGAGACCATGTTCCGTTACGGGGCGGGTGCGCTGGAGGTCGAGACGAGCATCATCGCGGTCACCGCGGCTTTCGGCCTCGACTCGATCGAGGTGGACATCACCAACCAGTCGGTGGTCATCAACTACTCTGCGCGGGACCAGACGCCGACGACGGTCCTGCGGGTGGTCCGCTCCTGGACGAACAACTACGCGGGCCTCACGGCCATCCACCGCCTCGTGTCCGACATCGCGGACGGCGGCGTCTCCCGGACGGAGGCCGCACACCGGCTCGACGAGATCACGCACCGGCCCAAGCCGTTCCCGCGCTGGATGGTGACGGCAGCCTTCGGCACCTTCTCGGCGGCGATCGTGGCCTTCGTCGGCGGGACCCTGCTCGGATCCCTGATCGGCTTCATCAGCTGCATCCTCGTGGACCTGGTCAGCCGCAAGCTGGGCGAATGGCGCGTCCCGGAGTTCTTCTCCGTGGCCACCTCCGCCGCGCTGGTGACCCTGATCGCGATGCTGTTCTGGTGGCTCGAGGTGCCGATCGCCCCGGCGCTCGTGGTGGTGGGCGGGATACTCCTGCTGCTGCCGACGGGGAGGCTGGTCTCTGCGACGCAGGACGCGATCAACGGCTTCCCGGTCACGGCCGCGGGACGGTTCCTCTCGGCGATCCTCGTCTTCGCCGCGCTGGTGGCGGGCATCGCCGTCGCCCTCGTCGCGGGCACCGCGCTCGGCATCCCCGAGCTGGAGGTCCTCGATTCGCCGGGCAGCCAGTACCCGTGGCCCGTGGTCGCGGTGCTCGTCTTCATCGCGGTGGCCATGATCTGCATCGCCGAGCAGACGGACGTGAAGCTCGTGCTGCCGACGTCGCTCGTGGCCGTCGCGGGGTATCTCCTGATGATCAGCGCGATGACCGCCGGCGTGGGCTACCGCCTCGCACCGGCCCTCGCCGCCATCCTGATCGGGGCCCTCTCGCGCGTCGTCGCGCTCCGGCTCGGCGCACCGCAGCTCGTCGTCGCCGTACCCGCCGTCCTCTTCCTGTACCCGGGGCTGACCATCTTCCGTTCCATGTACAGGCTGACCATCGATTCGGAGGTGGTGTCCGACGGCGCCCTCGGACTCTTCAACGCGCTGACCGTCGTGCTGGCGATCGCCGCGGGCGTCGTCCTCGGCGACAACCTGGCCAGGCCCTTCACCCGCAAGCTCAGCTCGAACGAGCGCCAGCGGAACCGGCGGCGCTAGCCCTTCCCTCGCGGTCCCGGCGCATCCCGACCCGACCCGCTGCGGGACGCGGTCCGGGACCAGTCGATCGGCGCGGCGCCCTGCTGGACGAGCAGCTCGTTGACGCGGCTGAACGGCCGCGAGCCGAAGAACCCCCGGGACGCCGACAGCGGGCTGGGGTGCGCGGACTCGACGGTGGGCGTCGGCCCGAGCAGCGGCTTCAGGCGGAGCGCGTCCTTGCCCCAGAGGATGGCCACGAGCGGACCGCCGCGGGCCACGAGAGCCCGTATCGCCGCATCCGTCACGTGCTCCCAGCCGAGCCCGCGGTGCGAGGCGGTCTCGCCGGCACGCACCGTCAGCACCCGGTTGAGGAGCAGGACGCCCTGCTCTGCCCACCCCGACAGGTCACCCGTGGCAGGCGGAGCGGCGCCGGTATCCGTGGCGAGCTCACGGTAGATGTTCGCGAGGCTGCGGGGGATGGGACGCGTCGCGGGATCGACGGCGAAGCTCAGGCCCACGGCGTGGCCGACGGTCGGGTACGGGTCCTGCCCGACGATGACGACGCGCACGCTGTCGAGGGGCGAGGAGAACGCCCGGAGGATCGACGGCGCATCGGGCAGCACACGCAGCCCGCGGTCGAGGTCCGCCGCAAGGGATTCGGCCAGCCGGTGGAGGACCGGTTCGACGGGCGCGAGCGCTGCCGCCCAATCGGCCGGCACGAGTTCCGCGATGCCGGTCGGTGCCGCGAACGGGAAGACCGACGCGTTCGGCGACGGTCGTGGGCTCCCGGAGTCCACGCCGCGGGGCGGACCCGCATCGGAAGGGGTGTCAGGGAGGTCGAAGAGCGCGTCGCCGTCGTGCGTCATGGACCCATTCTCGCGCGCCCCTCCGGGGCCCGCTCCCCGAATGACACACGTGTAATTCCCTACTACCATGGAAAGACAGTCGTGCGAGGAAATGGAAGGTGGTAGTGGACATGGCGGAGCCGATGCGGCAGCCGGACGACTCTCCTTCCGGGCAGGACGCGAGACTGGCCCTGGGAGACCGGGAGCAGCGCATGCTGGCCCTCGAGCGCGAGTGGTGGAAGTACTCCGGTGCGAAGGAGCAGGCGATCCGCGACCTGTTCAACATGTCCGCCACGCATTATTACCAGGCGCTCAACGCCCTGATCGACACGGAGGCTGCGCTCGCGCACGACCCCATGCTCGTCAAGCGGTTGCGTCGCCTGCGGTCCACCCGCCAGAAGGCACGTTCCGCACGCCGCCTCGGCGCGGACATCTAGTACTGCCCGCGACGAGCGAAGGACCCTCCTCTCCCATGACCGACCACCCGCGGGACGAGTTCGACGCCGTCCCCGAGGCTTCCGATCGCCAGGGTGTCCACCGGGAGAGGTTGCTGCCGGCCCGCTCGAGCGGCCTGGCCCTCAAGATCACCGTGGGGGTCCTCGCGCTGCTGATCGGTCTCGGCGCCTACTTCGTGCTTCCCCGACTCGGGTTCCCCGGGGGATCGGACGCGGCGTCGGGTCCGGCGCCGGTCACGAGCGAGGCTCCCGGGGGGACGGCGACACCGACGGAGGACGCTCCGGACGATCCCGAGAACGGGGCGACGGACGAACCGGATGCGGGTGCATCGCCGGACGCGGACGCGCCCGGCAGGGCCGACCGGGCGCAGACCGTGAACGTGCTCAACGCCACGGGCGCTCCCGGACTCGCTTCCGTCGCTGCGGGGAGGCTCGCAGCCGAGGGCTGGACCTCGGCGATCCCGGGGAACTGGGCCGGAGCCCCCGTCGACGCCTCCGTGGTCTTCTACAACGGGGAGGCCCAACGGTCCGACGCCGAGGCGGTGGCCGCGGACCTCGGGATCACCGACCTGATCGACACCGCAGAGGTCTCGCCCGACATCTCCGTGGTCCTCGGACCGGAATTCCAGTAGCCCTCTGCAGGGCCCGGAGCCATCAGTCCTTGAGGGGGATGCCCTGCGCGTCCCGCCGGAACTGCCCGGACCCGACCAGGATCAGGATGCCCTCGACGAGCCCCCAGATGCCGGCCGCGATGGCGCTCAGCCCGAACGTGAAGATCGCCCCGACGGTCGACATGAGAACCAGGACGACGCCGATCGTCGTGTAGCCGAGATAGAACCTGTGGACGCCGAGCGATCCGAGCAGGATCCCCAGGACCCCGGCGATCACCCGCGACTTCTGCGGACCATACGGCTGTCCGTAGGGCCCCTGGCCGTAGCCGCCCTGCAGGGAAGGGTCCTGTGCCTGGCCTGGACGGCCGTAGCCGCCGGAAAGGTAGGGGTCCTGCCCCGGGCCTGGACGGCCGTAGCCGCCGGAAAGGTAGGGGTCCTGCCCCGGGCCTGGACGGCCGTAGCCGCCGGAAGCGTAGGGGTCCTGCCCCGGACCGGGTCGGCCATGGCCGCCGGGAGGCGGGCCCGCCTGGGGATACGGCGCCTGGGCGTACGGGTCCTGGGCGTACGAGTTCGGCCCGGAGGGCCCCTGCGCGTAGGTTCCCGGCTGATAGGGGTCCTGGCCGGATGGCTGCTGCGGGACGGGCGCCTGCCCTTCCGGGAGGGGCCGCGGGTCGTCGCCGTCGGGCACGCGGTGGGGCGATGGACCAGGACCGGGGGGACCACCGCCGTCGGGGTTCGCGGTGCCGCGCCCTTCGGGCTTCCCGTTCTCAGGACCGGTTGCTGGCGTGGACACTGTGCCTCCCGTTCGTCGGTGTCCGCCCAATCTATGCCTTCGGTGGGATCCCCGCCACGGCTCGCGGTAGCGCCGGGGTCCCGCCGTCCTGTAAGGAGGTGCGGCGGGCTCGGGCAGGTTGCACTCACACGGTGGGAGTGCTAATTATTGACTTAGCACTCGCGCGCGCAGACTGCTAAGACTGCACGTGGTGGGTGAAGCAGGCAAACCTCTGTGGTGGGGGTGGTGCTTCGAGCGTGAAAGAGATCGTTCAGGCGCTGCCCGGCCGTCGCGGGCACCACACGCAGGCAAGCATTCATGTGCTGAAATGCAACCGTCCCGAAAGGACCTAAGCCGTTATGGCCAAGATCATTTCTTTTGATGAAGAGGCCCGCCGCGGCCTCGAGCGGGGTCTCAACATCCTCGCTGACGCCGTCAAGGTGACGCTCGGCCCCCGTGGCCGCAACGTCGTGCTCGAGAAGAAGTGGGGCGCCCCCACCATCACGAACGACGGCGTGTCCATCGCCAAGGAGATCGAGCTCGACGACCCGTTCGAGAAGATCGGCGCCGAACTCGTCAAGGAGGTCGCCAAGAAGACGGACGACGTCGCAGGCGACGGAACGACCACCGCCACCGTGCTCGCCCAGGCCCTCGTCAAGGAAGGCCTGCGCAACGTCGCGGCCGGCGCCGACCCCCTGAGCCTCAAGCGCGGCATCGAGAAGGCCGTCACGGCCGTCACCGACGAGCTGCTCGCCTCCGCGAAGGAGATCGAGACCAAGGAGCAGATTGCTGCCACGGCCTCCATCTCCGCCGGGGACAAGCAGATCGGTGACCTGATCGCCGAGGCCCTCGACAAGGTGGGCAAGGAAGGCGTCATCACCGTCGAGGAGTCGAACACGTTCGGCCTCGAACTGGAACTCACCGAGGGTATGCGCTTCGACAAGGGTTACATCTCGGGCTACTTCGTCACCGACGCCGAGCGCCAGGAGACGGTCCTCGAGGATCCCTACATCCTGATCGTCAACTCGAAGATCAGCAACGTGAAGGACCTCGTCGCAGTCCTCGAAAAGGTCATGCAGTCCGGCAAGCCGCTGCTGATCATCGCCGAGGACATCGAAGGCGAAGCCCTCGCGACCCTCGTGGTCAACAAGATCCGTGGCACCTTCAAGTCCGTGGCCGTCAAGGCCCCCGGGTTCGGTGACCGCCGCAAGGCGCAGCTCGCCGACATCGCCATCCTCACCGGTGGCCAGGTCATCGCCG encodes the following:
- a CDS encoding aldo/keto reductase, with protein sequence MDFRYLGNSGFKISEITYGNWLTHGSQIENDVATQCVRAALDVGITTFDTADVYANTAAETVLGEALKGERRQSLEIFTKVWGATGPKGHNDVGLSRKHIMESIDGSLQRLQTDYVDLYQAHRYDYETPLEETMQAFADIVRQGKALYIGVSEWTAQQIRDGSALAKELNVQLISNQPQYSMLWRVIEGEVIPTSEELGLSQIVWSPVAQGVLTGKYKPGQQPEQGTRASDDKGGADMIKRWMSDDVLTGVQKLAPIADGVGLTMAQLAIAWVLQNPNVASAIIGASRPEQVESNAVAAGVKLEDDVLKAIDDAIGGLAETDVAKTVSPETRPV
- a CDS encoding methicillin resistance protein, giving the protein MTIRFATPDEIARWDSIISENPDGGNVMQGREFAEQKRATGWTPVYLMADGVALTVLQKTVLPLGRYWYVPKGPGTGDAAALVALLPGLRAFAAGKGVFGVKVDPELSSDPAVAGALEAAGLVRVADVQPNVSTVVLDISGDLEAIEASFGSKTRYNIRAARKAGVETRVVEVDDENCAIFYRLLAETAEGSFSIRSEEYYTGFWQRHARAQAGAFLFAFVDGEVVAADFIMVLGAKASRKDAASTRKRTVRGASALLEVAAIEWLKARDVTEYDLCGAPPSSEAKNKDHEHYGIGMFKTGFNPAITDFVGTFDLPVKPLQHKAWLRIGERAVLKVHRMRHHESWY
- the ung gene encoding uracil-DNA glycosylase, which codes for MTHDGDALFDLPDTPSDAGPPRGVDSGSPRPSPNASVFPFAAPTGIAELVPADWAAALAPVEPVLHRLAESLAADLDRGLRVLPDAPSILRAFSSPLDSVRVVIVGQDPYPTVGHAVGLSFAVDPATRPIPRSLANIYRELATDTGAAPPATGDLSGWAEQGVLLLNRVLTVRAGETASHRGLGWEHVTDAAIRALVARGGPLVAILWGKDALRLKPLLGPTPTVESAHPSPLSASRGFFGSRPFSRVNELLVQQGAAPIDWSRTASRSGSGRDAPGPRGKG
- a CDS encoding hypothetical protein (possible pseudo due to frameshift); the encoded protein is MAPFTARAATADEVARWDELVPANPLGGNVLQSGPFSRVKVRQGWQPIHLAVESPDYTSYVIAYQRRIPALGALWYLIKGLDTARPEDVPPFVDAVVAHARRRPGRVFAVKIEPDFPDTEELRALFAGAGLVKTFNIQANDSTAILDLTPDENQLLRNLSSRGRNAVRRAIRDGVRAQLVEAGEDTYRTMYALMGQAQQGRLSAVPRPYEYYRGFWQEFVDAGMGRFYFVYEDGKPSVGAFVILYGRKATYKGRRLAAQPQPVR
- the groE_1 gene encoding 60 kDa chaperonin, with the protein product MAKIISFDEEARRGLERGLNILADAVKVTLGPRGRNVVLEKKWGAPTITNDGVSIAKEIELDDPFEKIGAELVKEVAKKTDDVAGDGTTTATVLAQALVKEGLRNVAAGADPLSLKRGIEKAVTAVTDELLASAKEIETKEQIAATASISAGDKQIGDLIAEALDKVGKEGVITVEESNTFGLELELTEGMRFDKGYISGYFVTDAERQETVLEDPYILIVNSKISNVKDLVAVLEKVMQSGKPLLIIAEDIEGEALATLVVNKIRGTFKSVAVKAPGFGDRRKAQLADIAILTGGQVIAEEVGLKLETATLDLLGTARKVVVTKDETTIVEGAGDADAIAGRVAQIRAEIENSDSDYDREKLQERLAKLAGGVAVIKAGAATEVELKERKHRIEDAVRNAKAAVEEGIVAGGGVALIQAGAKAFANLELSGDEATGANIVRVAIDAPLKQIAFNAGLEPGVVVDKVRGLPAGHGLNAATGVYEDLLAAGVNDPVKVTRSALQNAASIAGLFLTTEAVVADKPEKAAPAGGGDDMGGMGGMGGF